Part of the Salinigranum rubrum genome is shown below.
CCGGCGAGGAAGCCGAGCGCGAGGAAGTGCAGGACGCTCGGGCGCTCACCACGAGCCACGGGTGCGACAACAGCGGGTCCCTCGGTCACGTTGTGGAGCATGAAGCCGATGACGAGGAACGCACCAAGCGAGACCTGCCCGAGTGCGAACGAACTCCCGATGGCAAGTCCTTCGGCGAGGTTGTGCAGACCGATACCAAGTGCAACCAAGTACGCAATCCACAGACCACTCTGTGCGCGAGCGTCGCCCGCAGCAGCCCGACCCTTCCGCCATGCACTGACGGCTTGCACGGCGAGGAGTGCACCGATGATTCCCAGCGCAACCAGGGCAGTTCCCTCGAACGCGCCCGGCACCTGTTCACCGAGTTCGAACGCCTCGAACCCGGCGTCGATGGCGAGAAACGCGAGGATCCCAGCCGAGAAGGCGAGGATAGCGTGGAGCCACCGGTCGCTCATCGACTGCAGGAACGGGAACCACAGCATCCCGAGCGCGACGGGGATGACACCGACGAACAGGCCAATGATGGCCATCGTCAGCAAGAGGTCACCCGTCAGACCCGGTGACTGGCTCGGTGCTACGATAGTGTGGTGGACCGTAGCGCCATCCGAGAGCATCAGCGCAACGCCGAGGTCCCAGCCGGGGTTCCAGTGATACGGGATGACGACCCGTGCGCTCTCACGCGGTGCAAGGGTGTTATCACCCCCTGCTCCCTGTACCTCGAAATTCCAGTAGGCGTCGGCGACGAGAACCTGTGAGATCGTCACTTCACGTGGTCCGTTATTCGTGACGTGAAGGATAACTGTCTCGTCG
Proteins encoded:
- a CDS encoding ZIP family metal transporter, with the translated sequence MSKPNTDGGANVTRTERPLGLPRWVAALLPILLLGLIVGGFFAATPFASLDTGGEPLPDVSVTHTTLPNDETVILHVTNNGPREVTISQVLVADAYWNFEVQGAGGDNTLAPRESARVVIPYHWNPGWDLGVALMLSDGATVHHTIVAPSQSPGLTGDLLLTMAIIGLFVGVIPVALGMLWFPFLQSMSDRWLHAILAFSAGILAFLAIDAGFEAFELGEQVPGAFEGTALVALGIIGALLAVQAVSAWRKGRAAAGDARAQSGLWIAYLVALGIGLHNLAEGLAIGSSFALGQVSLGAFLVIGFMLHNVTEGPAVVAPVARGERPSVLHFLALGFLAGAPVILGGWLGSLAFSPTLGAFFLAIGVGAILQVIWELWGMMGRNGRAASALNLVMFLVGLVVMYATDLFVAL